One Tetrapisispora phaffii CBS 4417 chromosome 3, complete genome DNA segment encodes these proteins:
- the BCY1 gene encoding cAMP-dependent protein kinase regulatory subunit BCY1 (similar to Saccharomyces cerevisiae BCY1 (YIL033C); ancestral locus Anc_7.206): protein MPFSKEQEHFLNEFKEFILSNNPKGDLLQFGFNYFNEKLANERKLFLRNTYDEEHDETRNSIFKSPFAASQSRSTSVISNQRNSIVNRSTVVGTASTKGQRQGGDADSESDNPFKSDFSVCQSNDIKKSDSPLDPSTKRNSIQQPHPSSIQQPHHSNNNQQDINNSIHISSEIPRNFNALRRTSVSAESFEPRSFEQDWKPEHYSEKSPEQMRRLENSIGKNFLFNSLDFDSKKLVINSLEEKKVPNGSEIIKQGDDGDYFYVVEEGNVDFFVNDEKVGSSSVGSNFGELALMYNSPRAATVIATSDCILWALDRLTFRKILLGHSFKKRIMYEDFLKSVPILSSLTDYNRAKIADALEIETYSNGQVIIREGDTGENFYFIENGTASVTKEKEGVVAQLKSHDYFGEVALINDLPRQATVTATSDLKLATLSKSAFQRLLGPVVDVLKLNDPTRTHQH from the coding sequence ATGCCATTCTCAAAAGAACAGGAACATTTCTTGAATGAATTCAAGGAATTCATTCTATCGAACAACCCAAAAGGCGACTTGCTACAATTCGGTTTCAACtatttcaatgaaaaattagcCAACGAAAGAAAACTCTTCTTACGAAACACTTATGACGAGGAACACGACGAGACAAGAAACTCCATATTCAAGTCCCCTTTCGCCGCTTCTCAAAGCAGATCAACAAGTGTAATAAGCAACCAGAGAAACTCAATAGTGAATAGATCAACTGTCGTAGGCACTGCATCCACTAAGGGCCAAAGACAAGGCGGCGACGCTGATTCAGAGAGTGATAATCCTTTCAAATCGGATTTCAGCGTATGTCAGAGCAATGACATCAAAAAATCAGATTCTCCGTTGGATCCTTCCACAAAGAGAAACAGCATCCAGCAACCTCATCCCAGCAGCATCCAGCAACCACATcacagcaacaacaaccaGCAAGATATTAACAATAGCATACACATATCCTCCGAAATTCcaagaaattttaatgcATTAAGGCGTACTTCTGTAAGTGCTGAATCATTCGAACCTCGTTCTTTTGAGCAGGATTGGAAACCAGAACATTATTCGGAAAAATCTCCAGAACAGATGAGAAGACTAGAAAACTCAATTGGAAAGAACTTCCTGTTCAATTCTCTGGACTTCGACTCAAAAAAGTTGGTTATCAACTCATTGGAGGAGAAGAAAGTACCAAACGGTagtgaaattattaaacaagGTGATGATGGTGATTATTTCTATGTTGTTGAAGAAGGTAACGTCGATTTCTTCGTCAATGATGAAAAAGTAGGTTCTTCTTCTGTCGGCTCAAATTTCGGTGAACTGGCTCTAATGTACAATAGCCCAAGAGCCGCTACTGTGATCGCTACTTCAGACTGTATTTTATGGGCCTTGGATAGATTGACTTTCAGAAAAATCTTACTAGGACATTCGTTCAAGAAGAGAATAATGTATGAAGATTTCTTAAAGAGTGTCCCAATCTTAAGTTCTTTAACAGATTACAACCGTGCAAAAATTGCTGATGCATTAGAAATCGAAACCTACTCTAATGGTCAAGTTATAATTAGAGAAGGTGATACTggtgaaaatttttacTTTATAGAAAATGGTACCGCTTCTGTCACAAAGGAAAAAGAAGGTGTAGTGGCTCAATTGAAAAGTCACGATTACTTTGGCGAAGTTGCTTTAATTAATGATCTACCAAGACAAGCTACCGTCACTGCAACTTCAGATTTGAAATTAGCTACGTTAAGTAAGAGTGCGTTCCAAAGATTATTGGGTCCTGTGGTTGATGTTTTAAAGTTAAACGATCCAACTCGTACTCATCAACATTAA
- the YKE4 gene encoding Zn(2+) transporter YKE4 (similar to Saccharomyces cerevisiae YKE4 (YIL023C); ancestral locus Anc_7.203), whose product MSLCKLLAAIATIGFTVAHSDSNVENVNGSTNITLLKEINHKHVHSHDHIQGTFNGLGLFGVNIVKHIEEYIFRYSTRCNALLATFFLQIAPFIILGVIPTFRNMKEDSLLLHISSSFAVGTLFGDLFLHLIPETLSETNDETKMQSSMLAIFVGFMMFFFLDKIIRIITFDPNNPEESKNDSHSHSHSSSSLEPELINTQSSATSTGLKENDDSKIINRKVSQKKRTTDDQIVEKNDTKINSKKNNVTVFLNVFSGFVHNITDGIALSSAFYSSKHTGVVTTIAVLFHEFPHELGDFAILMSNGLTFVQAIKSQIFTSIGAITGAVIGCAINELSKSNSSGPDNALHNDNNTIFDDMMPITTGWFLYIATVGTIPSLVVISRETQFQELKMFFLQLACISVGFYLMSQIS is encoded by the coding sequence ATGTCGTTGTGCAAATTATTGGCTGCTATAGCTACAATTGGCTTTACAGTTGCACATTCTGACTCAAACGTTGAGAATGTTAATGGTTCTACTAATATCACtcttttaaaagaaataaatcatAAACATGTACATTCTCATGATCATATTCAAGGAACTTTTAATGGTTTAGGTTTATTTGGTGTAAATATCGTGAAACACAttgaagaatatatatttagataTAGTACACGCTGTAATGCTTTGCTTGCCACATTCTTTCTACAAATTGCGccatttattattttgggAGTAATTCCAACATTCAGAAATATGAAAGAAGATAGCTTACTTCTTCAtatatcatcttcatttgcGGTTGGTACTCTGTTTGGTGACCTATTTTTACATTTGATTCCAGAAACTTTGAGCGAAACTAATGATGAAACAAAAATGCAATCGAGTATGCTGGCTATATTTGTAGGATTTATGATGTTCTTTTTCcttgataaaattataagaataataacttttgaTCCAAATAACCCAGAAGAAAGCAAAAATGACTCCCATTCCCATTCTCATTCATCATCCTCATTGGAACCTGAATTAATCAATACACAATCTTCTGCAACTTCGACCGGTTTAAAAGAGAATGATGATTCaaaaatcattaatagAAAAGTATCACAAAAGAAACGAACAACTGATGATCAAATTGTTGAAAAGAATGATACAAAAATCAATtccaagaaaaataatgtcactgtatttttaaatgtgTTCTCAGGATTTGTTCATAATATTACAGATGGTATCGCACTATCATCAGCATTCTATAGTTCAAAACACACTGGTGTTGTTACTACGATTGCAGTTTTATTCCATGAATTCCCACATGAATTAGGTGATTTTGCAATTCTGATGTCTAATGGACTAACATTTGTTCAGGCAATTAAATCGCAGATATTTACTTCCATCGGAGCAATTACAGGAGCTGTGATTGGATGTgcaataaatgaattatcGAAGTCAAACTCTTCAGGACCTGACAACGCTTTGcataatgataataataccATTTTTGATGACATGATGCCAATTACTACAGGTTGGTTCTTATACATTGCTACTGTTGGTACGATTCCAAGTTTAGTAGTTATTTCAAGGGAGACTCAATTCcaagaattgaaaatgtttttCCTTCAATTAGCTTGTATATCTGTGGGATTCTACTTGATGTCACAAATTTCataa
- the PRM2 gene encoding pheromone-regulated protein PRM2 (similar to Saccharomyces cerevisiae PRM2 (YIL037C); ancestral locus Anc_7.213) translates to MIPNSFLQDVILENWFRELNEHLNEWNDNSVNNINSQISYFNSLKIYNESIYSHLKSTNIIINETVNTLLSNKYELSTDGTNNNFEIIRDNLTIHTDFLDDIFGNITNSLHNLNEVLQTIGFANQSNNISYTMTSNNIQVSSLTENFKTDVMGLLESLKLNNISNSYNEVNFTNAINNISTNGKYTTTIASELKLVNKRMLNVISIIIYIGILLTTFITMVINYYLLKYEKSLFNNLFANIADVGGDKDTLIPLITERDNIIEIVDTMKYSLCHALENIMINTIRFLANFRTKLFYLNMTLFYNNKIWITFFSSIIIVEVFLHSMILNINTFNNNSTYISTIDKFIQTNFQVSNDAIYTNNTGFNFTTNNIYSLNSENEFANFEKSLIKIDNAYRRNLFFILNNDINNSLLSDVNGILINKLDTISSTIKFLNKNLKEQKLQLLGEINFTSMKENVTLPISIFSKLDASKLLVSSSINEYTINDFNIETINSNYLDKSLNESSINTYNITTQVIKNGNSNTSVKLWSILPVLIVALLYSLLYNGSLNFT, encoded by the coding sequence ATGATACCAAACTCGTTCCTACAAGATgttattttagaaaattgGTTTCGCgaattgaatgaacatTTAAATGAATGGAATGACAACTCtgttaataacattaacaGTCAGATAAGTTATTTTAATTCTCTCAAAATATACAATGAATCTATCTATTCACATTTGAAATCtacaaatattatcattaatgaAACAGTAAACACATTACTATCGAATAAATACGAACTAAGTACTGATGGAACAAATAACaactttgaaattattagagATAATCTAACCATTCATACAGATTTTTTGgatgatatttttggaaACATTACAAATTCATTGCataatttgaatgaagTTTTGCAAACAATTGGATTTGCTAatcaatcaaataatatatcatatACTATGACCTCTAATAATATACAAGTTTCATCTCTaactgaaaattttaaaactgATGTTATGGGTTTGCTAGAAAGTTTGAAGCTaaacaatatatcaaaCTCATACAATGAGGTCAACTTTACAAAtgcaataaataatatatctacAAATGGAAAGTACACCACAACTATCGCATCAGAGCTCAAACTTGTCAATAAACGAATGCTAAATGTTAtcagtattattatttacattggaattttattaacaacATTTATCACCAtggtaataaattattatctgTTAAAATATGAGAAATCGTTATTCAACAACTTATTTGCTAATATTGCGGATGTTGGTGGTGATAAGGACACACTAATACCACTAATTACAGAGAGAGATAATATTATCGAAATAGTAGATACTATGAAGTATTCTTTATGCCATGCtttggaaaatataatgataaacACAATTCGTTTTCTGGCAAATTTTAGGAccaaattattttatctaaATATGACTTTATTCtacaataacaaaatttggataacatttttttcaagTATTATAATAGTAGAAGTATTCTTACATTCTATGATACTTAATATTAACACATTCAATAACAATTCCACTTATATTAGcacaattgataaatttatacAGACCAATTTTCAAGTATCTAATGATGCCATATACACAAACAATACTGGTTTTAATTTTACGACTAATAACATTTATTCCTTAAACTCAGAAAATGAATTTgctaattttgaaaagtcATTAATCAAAATTGATAATGCATACAGAAGAAatcttttctttatattgaacaacgatattaataatagtttaCTTTCCGACGTAAATGgaattctaataaataaattagacACAATTTCGTCCACTATCaagtttttaaataaaaatttaaaagaacaaaagCTACAGCTTTTGGGGGAAATAAATTTTACTAGCATGAAAGAAAACGTCACACTGCCAATCtcaatattttccaaaCTAGATGCTTCCAAGCTTTTAGTTTCAAGTTCcattaatgaatatacaataaatgatttcaatattGAGACAATAAATTCGAACTATCTTGATAAAAGTTTAAATGAATCATCTATCAACACATATAATATAACTACTCAAGTCataaaaaatggaaattcAAATACCTCAGTAAAGTTATGGTCAATCCTCCCGGTCCTCATCGTAGCCTTACTATACTCACTACTATATAACGGGTCATTGAATTTtacttaa
- the TPHA0C01360 gene encoding uncharacterized protein (similar to Saccharomyces cerevisiae RSC8 (YFR037C); ancestral locus Anc_7.204), which yields MAEQESATTPMSKADSVENMTSINLDTATAVQSQASTEEKKMDYDNEAQKLEDKALVFLIKQSRPVMIPDFAKWFDINKIHEIEKKSLPEFFNETSRFKTEKAYKDTRNFIINTYRLSPFEYLTMTSVRRNIAMDISSIYKIFKFVEKWGLINYRIDPRSKSSIMGPSFTGHFKVLLDTPDGLKPHVPMASEVSKKRTRDDIEYLDSLTNNNLAIRKNIYDELQDFNSFKSADKSSTQIHRTFICHVCSNDSIDVYYHNLRLREANLCVNCYEINHFTDNFNKEDYVKLDINAQPDTNWSDQEVVLLLEGLEMYENDWDKIIKHIANNKTIEQCIEKYISLPIDDKDLKEFVRRMKAKQIAQNEKLDTKKTPLDDEKLRLITKTINSLKLSLEKNIDEKSARDDEKTNELIKESQPVIEELKNTALSKIDTEFKKLYELERKLKMSLDSYTKEHENLTNDRMMLSKQILSINKELSNSNVEKKIILTSSSSNGIQIKLLNKQNEINENKQKLEKLKATEIESISHSDIKKYAVVSL from the coding sequence ATGGCTGAACAAGAGTCTGCTACAACACCTATGTCAAAAGCTGATTCTGTGGAAAATATGACCAGTATCAATTTGGATACTGCGACTGCAGTTCAATCGCAAGCTTCTACAgaagagaagaagatggactatgATAATGAGGCACAAAAACTAGAGGATAAAGCCTTAGTCTTTTTGATTAAACAATCTCGTCCAGTCATGATACCAGACTTTGCAAAATGGTTTGATATCAACAAGATTCATGagattgaaaaaaaatcCTTACCTGAATTCTTTAACGAAACTTCAAGGTTCAAAACTGAAAAAGCTTATAAAGACACTAGaaatttcatcattaaCACATATAGGCTCTCTCcgtttgaatatttaacaaTGACTTCAGTCAGAAGAAATATTGCAATGgatatttcttcaatttataAGATTTTTAAATTCGTTGAAAAATGGGGGCTCATTAACTATAGAATAGATCCAAGATCAAAATCGTCGATAATGGGACCAAGCTTTACAGGTCATTTCAAAGTTCTATTGGATACACCAGATGGATTGAAACCTCACGTTCCTATGGCATCGGAAGTTTCGAAGAAAAGAACAAGAGATGACATAGAATATCTGGACTCATTGACAAACAATAATCTAGCAATTAGGAAAAACATTTATGATGAATTACAAGATTTCAATTCATTCAAGTCGGCAGATAAATCTTCCACTCAAATACATAGAACATTCATTTGTCATGTTTGCAGCAATGACTCTATCGACGTTTATTACCATAACTTACGTTTAAGAGAAGCAAACCTTTGCGTGAACTGTTatgaaataaatcatttcaCAGATAACTTCAATAAAGAAGATTATGTGAAACTAGATATCAACGCACAGCCTGATACGAATTGGTCTGATCAAGAGGTGGTTCTTCTATTGGAAGGTTTAGAGATGTATGAAAACGATTGGGACAAGATAATTAAACACAttgcaaataataaaacaattgaacAATGTATCGAGAAGTATATAAGCTTACCAATAGATgataaagatttaaaagaatttgttAGAAGAATGAAAGCAAAACAAATAGcacaaaatgaaaaattagataCAAAAAAAACTCCTTTAGATGATGAAAAACTAAGATTAATTACAAAGACAATTAATTCACTGAAATTATCTCTTGAGAAGAACATAGATGAAAAATCAGCTAGGGACGACGAAAAGACAAACGAATTGATTAAAGAATCACAACCTGTgattgaagaattgaaaaatacaGCGTTATCTAAAATAGATAcagaattcaaaaaattatacgaattagaaagaaaattgaaaatgtcATTAGATTCATATACAAAAGAACATGAAAATCTAACAAACGATAGAATGATGTTATCGAAACAAATActatcaattaataaagaattgTCAAATTCCAATGtagagaaaaaaataatattgacTAGTTCCAGTTCCAATGGcattcaaattaaattgttaaataaacaaaatgaaataaatgaaaataaacaaaagCTAGAAAAGCTGAAAGCCACGGAAATCGAATCAATATCACATTCAGATATAAAAAAGTATGCAGTTGTatcattataa
- the TPHA0C01330 gene encoding uncharacterized protein (similar to Saccharomyces cerevisiae MEI4 (YER044C-A); ancestral locus Anc_7.210), with amino-acid sequence MNFNKEKDLIIGLAIIKNRRPELWKQVQNFRKQKINSLLIDGYNVYHQYDTRESLRDSLDLPPLEYLKKTSMFCELEPIHHYLSYKTHSKLSNELKTINSFSEGLNHNDIIRWILPLYKSFLCCLCYSQSSSNEYEQIERILECVQLMMISYCSKIENFTNFRFIIETLFYKLLSFEISQNLKTDELKGLKLTLYTFLKKQGKLNDSFGKNLYFKFHLSTIVKTINLLLTNCKKSLIKLQEEQINMIVTNVRKIVETLTSLLSLFNEIKPRKPNLKQASKYAYCTMYKNRNMVISRRHYRRFENVFLSLKMTVKEQIQFLKYLCCEMVSSLSRLNWKIINIYLTEEHRNKLLRTKYEILALALMAQDPDMIVKIRTEKYIVLD; translated from the exons ATGAACTTCAACAAAGAGAAAGATCTGATTATT GGGTTGgcaataataaaaaatagaaGACCAGAACTCTGGAAACAGGTTCAAAACTTTAGGAaacagaaaataaattctttgCTAATTGATGGGTATAACGTTTATCACCAATATGATACCAGGGAAAGTTTGAGAGATTCCCTTGATCTACCTCCattagaatatttaaaaaagacTTCGATGTTTTGTGAATTAGAGCCAAtacatcattatttaagtTACAAGACACATTCGAAGTTATCGAATGAActtaaaacaataaattcCTTTAGTGAAGGTTTAAACCACAATGACATTATAAGATGGATATTGCCCCTTTATAAATCGTTTCTGTGCTGTTTATGTTATTCGCAATCAAGTTCAAATGAATATGAGCAAATTGAGAGGATATTAGAATGTGTTCAACTTATGATGATCTCATATTGTTCCAAAATTGAGAATTTTACAAACTTTAGGTTTATCATTGAGACTCTTTTTTATAAGCTATTATCGTTTGAAATTTctcaaaatttgaaaacagATGAGTTAAAAGGTCTTAAACTGACACTTTACACTTTTCTGAAAAAACAAGGTAAGCTAAATGACAGTTTTGGAaaaaatttgtattttaaatttcatttatcTACCATAGTAAAAACcattaatttattgttaacCAATTGCAAgaaatctttaattaaGCTACAAGAGGAACAAATCAACATGATCGTAACTAATGTTCGTAAGATTGTTGAAACATTAACATCATTGTTAAGTTtattcaatgaaattaagCCAAGAAAACCAAACCTCAAACAAGCTTCTAAGTATGCATATTGCACAATGTATAAAAATCGAAATATGGTGATTTCAAGAAGACATTATCGTAGATTTGAGAATGTTTTTCTCTCCCTAAAAATGACTGTAAAGGaacaaattcaatttcTCAAATATTTATGTTGTGAAATGGTATCATCACTATCAAGACTTAATTGgaaaatcattaatatatatttgacaGAGGAACATcgaaataaattattaaggACAAAATACGAAATTTTGGCATTGGCTCTGATGGCACAAGATCCAGATATGATAGTAAAAATTAGAACTGAAAAATACATAGTATTAGACTAG
- the TPHA0C01320 gene encoding bZIP transcription factor (similar to Saccharomyces cerevisiae ACA1 (YER045C) and CST6 (YIL036W); ancestral locus Anc_7.211) has translation MKATVEENIGYSNSTRAYDEQLINNYPKMKNPNFKDNDNNSFFYRMNNIGNFNGNINNNIIDTDNRKNLGSFTTANHKLKSKREPSCGETDNTNTTINNNSTNTTANTNTNSYSDINRLRMPKSKSSNKSKIDNNIPSTNEIMDDHLMMNNGDDYTESKSAMDDNKIGSSNKHININNANVNAMTNKQILFNNSVYSNRHTINDLSIQEALSPFFQPFGVDVSHLPMTNPPIFQTSSMMYDDPGRRRRISISNGQISQLGEDLETLDNLYDSQPPPMPHKFDMHNRQQVQLDHQPIPQQLQEQMQQQLQQQLLQQNYPVNMIPQGQYPHQFQDFPNNRNNFENNNNTNTNNNDIPNGSNGSHSSADSNASQFNSIKRSDSGTSPLTTAEENNMPRDIYYKNIKVNSTNENRKDYSGNDLGLQKPINDGQNVLANKNYTTHIKRGEQDFEVPDEQMKVSLSQQYQIQHQQMEQLALSNQQQHHQQQQQQMPMQVPPSLNMGAKQQMYMSNHDNDMHMNYHQGQLKNSSQLDSMSPGTASWKRTRLLERNRIAASKCRQRKKFAQLQLQKDYDEIRNENRVMKRKLEYYEKLVSKFKKFSEAHLRKCDSNKESLKIIEEMLMIDSGIAEVNETGIVVKIEK, from the coding sequence ATGAAAGCCACCGTAGAAGAGAATATCGGTTACTCAAATTCAACTAGAGCATATGATGaacaattaattaataattatccaaaaatgaaaaatcctaactttaaagataatgataataattcatttttttatagaatgaataatattggtaattttaatggtaatatcaataacaatattattgataccgataatagaaaaaatttgGGCTCATTTACAACAGCAAATCACAagttaaaatcaaaaagaGAACCTAGTTGTGGAGAAACAGATAACACTAAtacaacaataaataataatagtacaAATACAACTGCGAATACTAATACTAATTCATATTCAGATATAAATCGTTTGAGAATGCCAAAAAGTAAATCATCTAATAAAAGTAAgattgataataatataccAAGCACGAATGAAATAATGGACGACCATTTAATGATGAATAATGGTGATGACTACACGGAGTCAAAGAGTGCCATggatgataataaaatcgGTAGCAGTAACAAACATATCAATATTAACAACGCTAACGTCAACGCCATGacaaataaacaaatcctatttaataattcagtCTATTCTAATCGTCATACTATTAACGATCTTTCAATACAGGAAGCATTATCCCCATTTTTTCAACCTTTTGGTGTTGACGTCAGTCATTTACCGATGACTAATCCGCCTATATTTCAGACGTCATCGATGATGTATGATGACCCTGGTAGAAGGAGAAGAATTTCCATTTCGAATGGTCAAATTAGTCAGTTGGGTGAAGATTTAGAAACATTGGATAATCTTTATGATTCTCAACCACCTCCTATGCCACATAAGTTTGATATGCATAATAGACAACAGGTCCAATTAGATCATCAGCCAATCCCACAACAGTTACAAGAACAAATGCAACAGCAGTTGCAACAGCAGTTGCTGCAACAAAACTACCCTGTTAATATGATACCACAGGGACAATACCCGCACCAATTTCAAGATTTTCcaaataatagaaataattttgagaataataacaatacaaataccaataataatgacatTCCTAATGGTTCAAATGGTTCGCATAGTTCAGCTGACTCCAACGCCTCACAGTTTAATTCGATTAAAAGATCAGACTCTGGGACTTCTCCATTAACAACCGCAGAAGAAAATAACATGCCAAgagatatttattataaaaacattaaagTAAACTCCACTAATGAAAATAGAAAAGATTATTCTGGAAATGATCTTGGTTTACAAAAACCAATTAATGACGGCCAGAACGTTCTTGCAAATAAGAACTACACCACACATATAAAGAGGGGGGAACAAGATTTCGAAGTACCTGATGAACAAATGAAAGTATCACTTTCACAACAATACCAAATACAGCACCAGCAAATGGAACAACTAGCATTATCaaatcaacaacaacatcatcaacaacaacaacaacaaatgCCTATGCAGGTGCCTCCTTCTCTTAATATGGGCGCGAAACAACAAATGTACATGTCAAATCACGACAATGATATGCATATGAACTACCACCAAGGTCAATTAAAGAACTCTAGTCAGTTAGACAGTATGTCTCCAGGTACAGCGTCTTGGAAAAGGACAAGATTGTTGGAAAGGAATAGAATAGCAGCTTCAAAGTGTAggcaaagaaaaaaatttgcTCAACttcaattacaaaaagATTATGATGAAATCCGAAACGAAAATCGTGTTATGAAAAGGAAATTAGAATATTATGAGAAATTagtttcaaaattcaaaaaattttctgAAGCACATTTAAGAAAATGTGATTCTAATAAAGAATCTTTAAAGATTATTGAAGAGATGTTAATGATAGATTCAGGTATTGCTGAAGTTAATGAAACAGGTATAGTGgtaaaaatagaaaaataa
- the ERG28 gene encoding Erg28p (similar to Saccharomyces cerevisiae ERG28 (YER044C); ancestral locus Anc_7.207) gives MLSVKDVIDFTTARLAQLPPGYLPKWLLFISVVSVFNSIQTYISGLELTRRVYERQPTQTTELSARTFGTWTFVSCVIRFYGAFFINEEHIFQLTFISYLIAITHFGSEWLIFGTCKFGKGLLGPLVVATTSLTWMYNQKEYYTGLPW, from the coding sequence ATGCTATCAGTCAAGGACGTTATTGATTTTACTACCGCTCGTTTAGCCCAACTACCACCAGGTTATTTACCAAAATGGCTATTGTTCATTTCTGTTGTTTCTGTTTTCAACTCAATTCAAACTTACATTTCTGGCTTAGAATTAACTCGTAGAGTTTATGAAAGACAACCAACACAAACCACTGAATTAAGTGCCAGAACATTTGGTACATGGACCTTCGTTTCCTGTGTCATCAGATTCTATGGTgcttttttcattaatgaaGAACACATCTTCCAGTTGACTTTTATTTCTTACCTTATTGCCATTACTCATTTCGGTTCAGAATGGTTGATTTTCGGTACTTGCAAGTTCGGTAAGGGTCTATTAGGTCCATTGGTCGTTGCTACTACCTCTTTAACATGGATGTATAATCAAAAGGAGTACTACACAGGTTTACCATGGTAA
- the SPO73 gene encoding Spo73p (similar to Saccharomyces cerevisiae SPO73 (YER046W); ancestral locus Anc_7.212), protein MFKLLTRLDSLPEEVIIENERGFTMLGHTVYSSKMLVPKLDPPRFQLYNKFTKKIISILVNRTNLSKTIENIFPIKLVENLDSNTKNGGAYPFEWYVLVDNDGKLDNDDQGWFYSWNFRNEHWKNKNGIVRRRIWIRLKDNEVEN, encoded by the coding sequence ATGTTTAAGTTATTAACAAGATTGGACTCATTGCCAGAAGAAGTGATTATTGAGAATGAAAGAGGTTTTACAATGCTAGGTCATACGGTATATTCATCAAAAATGTTAGTCCCAAAACTAGATCCACCAAGGTTTCAACTTTATAACAAATTCactaaaaaaataattagtATACTGGTAAATAGaactaatttatcaaagaCAATTGAGAATATCTTCCCAATAAAATTAGTAGAAAATTTAGATTCAAATACTAAAAATGGAGGCGCTTATCCTTTTGAATGGTATGTTCTGGTAGATAATGACGGTAAACTTGATAATGACGATCAAGGCTGGTTTTATAGTTGGAATTTTAGAAATGAACATtggaaaaataaaaatggaatagtcagaagaagaatttggATACGTTTAAAGGACAATGAAGTTGaaaactaa